From the genome of Phycicoccus duodecadis:
CTCGACCACCGCCTGCGCGAGGCCGTACCAGGAGGTCTGGCCACCGCCGGTGGCGTGCCAGATGCCGTGCGGCGCACCGGCCTCGACGATGCGGCGGATGCCGTGGGCCAGGTCGACGGTCCACGTCGGCTGCCCGACCTGGTCGGCGACGAACCCGAACGTCTCGCGCTCGGCGGCCAGCCGCGCCACCGTGGCGGGGATGCTGCGCCCGTGCGCGCCGTAGAGCCAGGCGGTGCGCACGACCCAGGTCCGGGGGCACTCGGCCCGCACCGCCCACTCCCCCGCCGCCTTGGTGCGGCCGTAGGCGGAGGCCGGGGCCACGGGCGCGTCGGCCGGGTAGGGCTCGGTGCCGCCACCGGCCACGACGTAGTCGGTCGAGAGGTGCACCAGCGAGGCACCCGCCGCGTCGACGGCCCGGGCCAGGTGGGCGGCACCCACCGCGTTGACCGCGAACGCGGCGGCCTCGTCGGCCTCGGCGGCGTCGACCGCGGTGTAGGCCGCACAGTTGACCACGACGTCGTGCCCGGCCACCGCCGCGGCGCACGAGGCCGGGTCGAGGATGTCCAGGCCCGGGAGGTCGGCCCGGGTCACGGCGTGCCCGGCCTCCTCGAGGACCGTCGAGAGGTCGGTGCCGAGCATCCCGGCGGCCCCGGCCACCAGCCAGCGCGCCATCAGCGGGTGAGCACCTGCTGGGTCAGGGCGTACTTCGCCTCGGTGGCCTCCTTGACCGGCCGCCACCACGCCTCGTTCTCGCGGTACCAGTCGATGGTGGCCGCCAGGCCGTCGCGGAAGGTGCCGTAGCGGGGCGCCCAGCCGAGCTCCTGGCGGAGCCGGCCGGCCTCGATGGCGTAGCGGCGGTCGTGCCCGGCCCGGTCGGTGACGTGGTCGAAGGCCTCCGGGTCCTGCCCCATGAGCTCGAGCACCAGCCGGATGACGTCGACGTTGTTCATCTCGCCGTCGGCCCCGACGAGGTAGGTGTGCCCGATGCGGCCGTGCTCGAGGATGGTCCACAGCGCGTCGTTGTGGTCGTCGACGTGGATCCAGTCGCGGACGTTCAGCCCGTCGCCGTACAGCTTGGGCCGCTGCCCGTCGAGGACGTTGGTGACCTGGCGCGGGATGAACTTCTCGACGTGCTGGCGCGGACCGTAGTTGTTCGAGCAGTTCGACAGCGTCGCCCGGACCCCGAACGACCTCACCCAGGCGCGCACGAGGTGGTCCGAACCCGCCTTGGTCGCCGAGTACGGGGAGCTCGGGGCGTACGGGGTGTCCTCGGTGAACCGCTCGGGGTCGTCGAGCTCGAGGTCGCCGTAGACCTCGTCGGTGGAGATGTGGTGGTAGCGCACGTCGTGGCGGCGCACCGCCTCGAGCATCGTGAAGGTGCCCACCAGGTTGGTGCGCACGAAGGGCGTCGGGTCGGTCAGGGAGTTGTCGTTGTGCGACTCGGCCGCGAAGTGCACCACGACGTCGCTGCGGGCGACGAGCGGGTCGACGGCGGCGGCGTCGGCCACGTCGCCCTCGACGAACGCGACCCGGTCGAGCACGCCGTCGAGCGAGGTCGTGGACCCCGCGTAGGTGAGCGCGTCGAGCACGGTGACCTCGGCGTCGGGGCGGGTCGCGAGGGTGCGGTGCACGAAGTTGCTGCCGATGAAGCCCGCCCCGCCCGTGACCAGAACCCGCATGGGGCTCAGGCTACCCGGCGGTGCCGGGACCCACCGGCGGATAGGCTCGCGCCCCATGAAGGGCATCGTCCTCGCGGGAGGCTCCGGCACCAGGCTGCACCCGATCACGCTCGGGATCTCCAAGCAGCTGATGCCGGTGTACGACAAGCCGATGGTCTACTACCCCCTCGCGACCCTGATGATGGCGGGCATCCGCGAGATCCTCGTCATCACCACCCCCGAGGACGAGGCCCAGTTCCGGCGCCTGCTGGGTGACGGCTCACGCTGGGGCATCGAGCTGTCGTACGCCGTGCAGCCGCGCCCCGAGGGCCTCGCGCAGGCCTTCGTCATCGGCGCCGACTTCATCGGCGGCGACCCCGTGGCCCTGGTGCTGGGCGACAACATCTTCTACGGCACCGGGCTGGGCACGGCGCTGCGCCGGCTCACCGAGGTGCGCGGCGGCCACATCTTCGCCTACCACGTGGCCGACCCCACCGCCTACGGCGTCGTCGAGTTCGCCGAGGACGGCACCGTGCTGTCGATCGAGGAGAAGCCCGAGCACCCGCGCTCCGACTTCGCCGTGCCGGGCCTGTACTTCTACGACAACGACGTGGTCGCCATCGCCGCCGGGCTGACCCCCAGCCCTCGCGGCGAGCTCGAGATCACCGCCGTCAACGAGGCCTACCTGCGCCGGGGCGACCTGGCGGTCACCGTGCTCCCCCGCGGCACGGCCTGGCTCGACACCGGCACCTTCGAGGGGCTGATGGACGCCGGCCAGTTCGTCCACGTCGTCGAGGCACGCCAGGGCCACAAGATCGGGTGCGTCGAGGAGATCGCCTGGCGCGCCGGCTGGATCGACGACGACGCCCTGCGCCGGCTCGGCGACGAGCTCGCCAAGTCCGGCTACGGCGCCTACCTGCACGCCTGCGTCGACCGCGGCCGCGGCCGCTGATGGAGATCACCGAGCTCGCCGTCCCGGGCGCCTTCGTGGTCACGCCCCGCCGGCACGAGGACCCGCGCGGGATGTTCCTCGAGTCCTACCGCGGCGACCTGCTGGCCCAGCACCTCGGCCACCGCCCCGACATCGTCCAGACCAACGTGTCGGTCTCCTCGCGCGGCACCGTGCGCGGCGTGCACTTCGCCGACCTGCCCCCGGGGCAGGCCAAGTACGTCACCGCAGTGGCGGGGCGCCTGCTCGACGTCGTGGTCGACCTGCGGGTCGGCTCGCCCACCTTCGGCCGGTGGGAGGGTGTCGAGCTCGACACCACCACCCGCCGCGCCGTCTACCTGTCGGAGGGTCTCGGCCACGCCCTCTGCGCCCTCGAGGACGGCTCGACGGCGCTCTACCTGTGCTCGGCCACCTACCGGCCGGCCGCCGAGCACGGCGTGCACCCCCTCGACCCCGACCTCGGCATCGACTGGCCGGTCGCCCGGCCGGTGCTGTCGGCCAAGGACGCCGCCGCGCCGAGCCTGGCGGAGGCGACCGCGTCGGGGCTGCTCCCCACCTGGGACGCCTGCCGCGCGTGGGCCGAGCACCTGGCTCAGCGCGCGAACTGAGCCTCCCAGCGCACCACCGTGCGTACCGCCGCGTCGATCTGTGCGCCCATCCGGGCGAAGACCTCGGGCCCGCGCCCGACCGGGTCCAGCACCGGCGTCACCCGGCTCGGCAGGGCGCCGAGGGCCGCCAGCAGCTCGGGCAGCGCGCGCCAGCGACCGCGCACCTCCTTGGCCCCGGCGTCGGCCAGCAGGTCGGGCCAGGAGTAGCCGGCGGCCACCGTGTCGAGCGCGGTGGCGAGGTCGACCAGCCCCACGGTGCGGCGGTGCGCTGCCGGGGCCTCGTCGAGGACGAGGACGCGGTGCTGGTCGGACATCACGAGCACGAGCGCCTGCTGCTCGACCTCGCGGGCGACGAGGAGGCGCGCGGGGGTACTCGGCACCGGCACGTCCTTGGCCTCCAGCAGCCGCTGCGAGCCCGGGTCGACCGGCCGGCCCACCAGGGCGTGGGTGCCGGCGCTGGTGACGTCGAAGGCTCCCGGGCGCGCCCATGCGAGGCCGTCGGCCAGCAGGGCGGCGGCGTACGGGGACCGGCAGATGTTGCCCGTGCAGACGGTGAGGAGGCGGACAGGGACCGCGGCGGCATCACTCATGACACCCGTCAGCCTAGGTCAGCGCGCGGCCGACCCCCGCGCCCGGGCGGCTCGCGAGCCGCCGGACCGCCTCGGCGACGGCGTCCGCGACCCCGGCGTCGAACACCGACGGCACGATCCGCTCGGGGGTCGGGTCCGTCACGAGGTCGGCGATGGCGCGGGCCGCCGCCAGCTTCATGGCCTCGGTG
Proteins encoded in this window:
- the rfbC gene encoding dTDP-4-dehydrorhamnose 3,5-epimerase — protein: MEITELAVPGAFVVTPRRHEDPRGMFLESYRGDLLAQHLGHRPDIVQTNVSVSSRGTVRGVHFADLPPGQAKYVTAVAGRLLDVVVDLRVGSPTFGRWEGVELDTTTRRAVYLSEGLGHALCALEDGSTALYLCSATYRPAAEHGVHPLDPDLGIDWPVARPVLSAKDAAAPSLAEATASGLLPTWDACRAWAEHLAQRAN
- a CDS encoding low molecular weight phosphatase family protein translates to MSDAAAVPVRLLTVCTGNICRSPYAAALLADGLAWARPGAFDVTSAGTHALVGRPVDPGSQRLLEAKDVPVPSTPARLLVAREVEQQALVLVMSDQHRVLVLDEAPAAHRRTVGLVDLATALDTVAAGYSWPDLLADAGAKEVRGRWRALPELLAALGALPSRVTPVLDPVGRGPEVFARMGAQIDAAVRTVVRWEAQFAR
- the rfbB gene encoding dTDP-glucose 4,6-dehydratase, which codes for MRVLVTGGAGFIGSNFVHRTLATRPDAEVTVLDALTYAGSTTSLDGVLDRVAFVEGDVADAAAVDPLVARSDVVVHFAAESHNDNSLTDPTPFVRTNLVGTFTMLEAVRRHDVRYHHISTDEVYGDLELDDPERFTEDTPYAPSSPYSATKAGSDHLVRAWVRSFGVRATLSNCSNNYGPRQHVEKFIPRQVTNVLDGQRPKLYGDGLNVRDWIHVDDHNDALWTILEHGRIGHTYLVGADGEMNNVDVIRLVLELMGQDPEAFDHVTDRAGHDRRYAIEAGRLRQELGWAPRYGTFRDGLAATIDWYRENEAWWRPVKEATEAKYALTQQVLTR
- the rfbA gene encoding glucose-1-phosphate thymidylyltransferase RfbA, with the protein product MKGIVLAGGSGTRLHPITLGISKQLMPVYDKPMVYYPLATLMMAGIREILVITTPEDEAQFRRLLGDGSRWGIELSYAVQPRPEGLAQAFVIGADFIGGDPVALVLGDNIFYGTGLGTALRRLTEVRGGHIFAYHVADPTAYGVVEFAEDGTVLSIEEKPEHPRSDFAVPGLYFYDNDVVAIAAGLTPSPRGELEITAVNEAYLRRGDLAVTVLPRGTAWLDTGTFEGLMDAGQFVHVVEARQGHKIGCVEEIAWRAGWIDDDALRRLGDELAKSGYGAYLHACVDRGRGR
- the rfbD gene encoding dTDP-4-dehydrorhamnose reductase; translation: MARWLVAGAAGMLGTDLSTVLEEAGHAVTRADLPGLDILDPASCAAAVAGHDVVVNCAAYTAVDAAEADEAAAFAVNAVGAAHLARAVDAAGASLVHLSTDYVVAGGGTEPYPADAPVAPASAYGRTKAAGEWAVRAECPRTWVVRTAWLYGAHGRSIPATVARLAAERETFGFVADQVGQPTWTVDLAHGIRRIVEAGAPHGIWHATGGGQTSWYGLAQAVVEELGLDPARVRPLTTEDYPLPAPRPAYSVLAHDMWAEHGLEPLPHWRDALHRAAPALFPGAAG